The following proteins come from a genomic window of Montipora foliosa isolate CH-2021 chromosome 2, ASM3666993v2, whole genome shotgun sequence:
- the LOC137991552 gene encoding uncharacterized protein, whose amino-acid sequence MGALVAVQLTQTLVEEMVTKIEKISFWSDSTTVLHWIRQTSSTYKAFVGNLVSEIHTIMSSLEATLGAGAVSWRYVPTEANPADDITRGLSPTELGPGFRYISGPKFLYESTELWPENKVKAPCENDDIKEKKKERWAGASQENKALLGWKKYSSLTKLRRVTAYVMRFANNVRAKKEVRLLGALTSNELRAAQNHLVKMAQVESFGEEIQCLKIGEEIYKKSRIKSLDPRLEDGFLVVGGRLPRAQCLPYRTRHPKIIESCRELAQLIVEEMHRIYYHPPTEHLHNQIRQEYWIIHGRQVVRNAKFKCNYCYRQTVKPQEQQMGSLPECRREPGMVFRNTGVDFFGPMLVKERRSEVKEIEWKFQPPRAPHFGGAWERLVQCTKKTLKAILADRAVSKEVLRTALVEAEGILNSRPITHVSNDAGDIEALTPNHFLLLRANPSYKDAEVSDREINSTKMWRQSQALANFFWRRFSKEYLSSLSERKKWKEKKQILKEGDVVLLAERNQPRGVWPLCRIVSTHPGQDGLVRAVTVRTQFGEYKRPITKLCLVQEAEE is encoded by the exons ATGGGAGCTTTAGTTGCTGTGCAGTTAACTCAAACACTGGTAGAAGAAATGGTTACAAAGATAGAGAAGATATCTTTCTGGAGTGACTCTACCACAGTCCTACATTGGATCCGCCAGACGAGCTCCACTTACAAAGCATTCGTCGGTAACCTGGTTTCTGAGATTCACACAATCATGAGCAGTCTGGAGGCCACACTAGGGGCGGGCGCTGTGAGTTGGAGATATGTGCCGACAGAGGCTAACCCTGCAGATGACATCACCCGGGGACTAAGTCCTACGGAACTTGGCCCGGGCTTTCGCTATATTAGTGGACCCAAGTTCCTGTATGAATCAACAGAGCTCTGGCCagaaaataaagtcaaagcGCCCTGCGAGAACGATGacatcaaagaaaaaaagaaggaaagatgGGCTGGAGCATCTCAGGAAAACAAGGCCCTGTTAGGGTGGAAGAAGTATTCGTCACTGACCAAACTAAGAAGAGTTACAGCTTATGTGATGCGATTTGCAAATAATGTAAGAGCTAAGAAGGAAGTACGTCTACTGGGAGCACTTACGTCGAACGAATTGAGAgctgctcagaatcatcttgtgaAGATGGCGCAAGTTGAATCATTCGGCGAGGAGATACAGTGTCTGAAGATAGGTGAGGAGATCTACAAGAAGAGTAGAATTAAATCTCTTGACCCAAGGTTGGAAGATGGTTTCTTGGTTGTCGGTGGAAGGCTGCCGAGAGCGCAATGCTTACCTTACAGAACACGACATCCCAAAATAATTGAGTCGTGCCGTGAACTTGCACAGCTGATCGTCGAAGAAATGCATCGTATCTACTACCACCCGCCAACTGAGCACTTGCATAATCAAATTCGGCAGGAGTATTGGATCATCCATGGTCGCCAGGTAGTGCGAAACGCGAAATTCAAATGCAACTACTGTTATCGCCAGACAGTAAAGCCTCAAGAGCAGCAAATGGGAAGTCTACCAGAGTGCCGACGTGAGCCAGGAATGGTGTTCAGGAACACTGGAGTTGACTTTTTTGGACCTATGTTAGTAAAGGAAAGACGCAGTGAAGTTAAA GAAATCGAGTGGAAATTTCAGCCGCCAAGGGCCCCGCACTTTGGAGGTGCATGGGAGAGACTAGTACAGTGCACCAAGAAGACGCTGAAGGCAATTCTGGCGGACAGGGCTGTTTCCAAAGAAGTGCTGAGAACCGCACTAGTCGAAGCAGAAGGAATACTAAACAGTCGACCGATTACTCATGTGTCCAATGATGCAGGGGACATTGAAGCGTTAACCCCAAAccatttcttgctgttgcggGCAAATCCGAGTTATAAAGATGCTGAAGTTAGTGACAGAGAGATTAATTCGACAAAGATGTGGCGACAGTCCCAAGCGCTAGCTAATTTCTTCTGGAGACGTTTTAGCAAAGAGTACCTTTCTAGCCTGAGCGAAAGGAAGAAGTGGAAAGAGAAGAAACAGATCCTCAAAGAAGGAGATGTTGTCCTACTTGCTGAGCGAAATCAGCCGCGAGGTGTATGGCCGTTGTGCAGAATCGTGTCCACTCATCCTGGGCAGGATGGGTTAGTTCGAGCTGTTACAGTACGAACTCAGTTCGGAGAGTATAAAAGGCCAATCACAAAACTTTGCTTAGTACAGGAGGCGGAAGAGTAG